From the Triticum urartu cultivar G1812 chromosome 4, Tu2.1, whole genome shotgun sequence genome, the window tttgatagcccaatatgccttatgttctagttcgagaggtaagtgacatgattttccatagaccattctatacggagacatacccataggatttttgtatgcagttctataagcccataatgcatcatcaagtttcttggaccaattctttctagacctattaatggtcttttgcaaaattaatttgagatctttattgctcaactctacttgaccactagaccgtgggtgataaggagatgcaattctatgattaaaatcatatttagcaagcattttacggaaagcaccatgaataaagtgtgaaccaccattagtcattaaatatctagggactccaaacctcgggaaaataacttccttaagcattttaatagaagtgttatgatcagcactactagttggaatagcttctacccacttagtaacgtaatcaacaacaactagaatatgtgtgtatccattagaggcaggaaaaggtcccatataatcaaagccccaaacatcaaatggttcaataacaagtgaataattcataggaatttcttgacgtctactaatattaccaattctttgacattcatcacaagataagacaaacttacgggcatccttgaagagagtaggccaataaaaaccagattgcaataccttatgtgcagttctatctccagcgtggtgtcctccataagactcggaatgacacttgcgtaggatctgttcttgttcatgctcaggtacacaacatctaataacaccatctactccttctttataaagatgtgggccATCACAAAAGTAATGtttcaaatcatagaagaactttttcttttgttggtatgtgaaggaggtggtataaacttagcaacaatataattagcataatcagcataccatggggtattacgagaagtacttataacatttaattgttcgtcaagaaagctatcattaataggtagtgggtcatcaagaatattttctaacctagacaagctgtctgcaacggggttctcagctccctttctatcaacaatatgcaaatcaaattcttgtagcaagagaacccgtctaataagtctaggtttagcatctttcttttccataagatatttaatagcagcatgatcagtttgaatagttactttagaatcaacaatataagatctgaacttatcacaagcaaatacaactgctaaaagctctttttcagtagtagcataatttgtttgagcattgtctagagtcttactagcataatgaataacatttaatttcttatcaactctttgccctagaacagcacctacagcataatcactagcatcacacataatttcaaagggtaaattccaatcaggtggctgaacaacaggtgcagagactaatgctttcttaagtatttcaaatgcttctacacaatcatcatcaaagacaaatggtatatctttttgcaataaattagtcagaggccgagaaatttttgagaagtccttaatgaacctcctgtaaaatccggcgtcaccaaggaaacttcttatacctttgatgtccttgggacatggcatcttttcaatagcatcaaccttggctttatcaacttcaatacctctttcagaaactttgtgccccaagacaataccttcattaaccataaagtggcacttttcccaattcaagacaagattagtttcttcacatctctgcaaaactcgatcaagattgctcaagcaatcatcaaaagaggaaccatagacggaaaagtcgtccatgaaaacctcacaaatcttttcacaaaagtcagagaatatagccatcatgcatctttgaaaggtagcaggtgcattacataaactaaaaggcatacgtctataagcaaaagtaccaaaagggcatgtaaaagtagtctttgattgatctctagccgacacagatatttgagagaaaccagaataaccatctagaaagcaatagtgtgtatgtttgcataatctttctagcatttgatcaataaaaggtaaggggtaatgatctttcttagtagctttatttaatttgcagaaatcaattaccatcctataacctgtgataattctttgtggaatcaattcatctttatcattcggaacaacagtaatacctcccttcttagggacataatggacataacttacccactcactatcagcaatgAGATAGATTATAcgtgcctctagaagctttagtatttcttttcttaccacttctttcatcttaggattcagacgtcgttgaggatcacgaactggtttggcatctgcctccaaatttattttatgttgacatagagtgggactaatgcccttaagatcatcaagagtatatccaatagcagcatggtgcttctttagaattttcaataatctttcttcttcatgctctgaaaggttagcactaataataacaggatatatcttcttttcatcaagataagcatatttaagattatcaggcaaaggtttaagttCAAACACGaaatcacccttgggtggaggtggatcccctaagatttcaacaggcaagttgtgatgcagaataggttcttgtttaaagaatatttcatctatttcccttctttcattcatgaacatatcattttcatggtctagcaaatagtgttctaaaggatcactaggaggtacggcaatagaatcaagaccaataatttcatccttactaggtaattcttcctcacgatgtagtttactaaatttagagaaattaaactcgtggaccatatcatccaagccaacagtaacaacattctttttgcaatctatggtagcattgacagtatttaagaagggtctaccaaatataatgggacaaaagctatcttgtggggaaccaagaacaagaaaatcagcaggatatttagttttcccacacatgacttcaacatctctaacaattcccattggagaaatagtatctctattagcaagtttaatagtaacatcaatatcttctaactcaataggtgcaatttcattcttaatttcttcatataagtcaataggtattacactagcactagcacccatatcacataagccatgataacaatgatctcctattttaacaaaaataacacgcacgcctaccacaggtctatgtttatctttatcacaaggtttagcaattctagcagtttcaccttcgaactgaataacatgcccatcaatattatcagacaagagatctttaacaatagcaatattaggttctactttaacttgctcaggaggtgtataagttctaatattgcttttacgaacaacagttgaagctttagcatgatcctttattctaacagggaaaggtggtttctcaatataagaattaggaacaataggatcattataagtgatagtcttttcttcaactttaataggtgcatctacttttacttctatgggaggatgatatttaaaccacttctccttagggagatcaacataagtagcaaaagattcacaaaaagaagctactatctcagagtcaagtccatatttagtgctaaacttacggaaaatattggtgtccataaaagatttaacacaatcaaacttaggtgtcatacctgactccttaccttcgtcgaggtcccaatcttcagagttgcgtttaattctatccaataaattccatctgaattcagtagtcttcatcataaaagagccagcacaagaagtatcgagcatggtgcgattgttatcagaaagccgagcatataaattttgaataatcatttctcttgagagctcatgattggggcatgaatataacattgatttaagcctcccccaagtttgagcgatgctttctccttcgtgaggccagaaattatatatataattgcgatcacgacgaacaagatgcatagggtaatacttttgatgaaattccaacttcaatcttttaaaGTCCCAGagtctcatatcatcacatagcctataccatatcaatgcgtctcccttcaaagataaagggaagaccttcttcttagcaacatcatcgggtatacctgcaagcttaaataatccacaaacttcatccatatatattaagtgctcatcaggatgctttgttccatctcctgtaaaagggttatcTAGCagttttccatcatacccgaaggaaattcaaaaggagtttcattttcaataggttcagtaggttgaggagcaactcttttctctactggacggggtgaagataccccgaacaagcccctcagagaattactttccatagtaacaagtgacagtaaatttcagcacactatataaatttttccttaccaaattccacctaccaaaggcgctacactccccggcaacggcgccagaaaagagtcttgatgacccacaagtataggggatctatcgtagtccttttgataagtaagagtgtcgaacccaatgaggagcagaaggaaatgataagcggttttcagcaaggtattctctgcaagtattgaaataagtggtaacagatagttttgtgataagatagattgtaacgagcaacaagtaacaaaagtaaataaagtgcagcaaggtgtcccaatccttttgtagcaaaggacaagccggaacaaactcttataataggaaaagcgctcccgaggacacatgggaatatcgtcaagctagttttcatcacgttcatatgattcatgttcgatactttgataatttgatatgtgggtggaccggtgcttgggtgctgttcttacttgaacaagcatcccacttatgattaacctctattgcaagcatccgcaactacaacaaaagtattaaggtaaacctaaccatagcatgaaacatatggatccaaatcagccccttacgaagcaacgcataaactagggtttaaacttctttcactctggcaacccatcatctacttattacttcccaatgccttcctctaggcccaaataatggtgaagtgttatgtagtcgacgttcacataacaccactagaggctagacaacacacatcttatcaaaatatcaaacgaataccaaattcacatgactactcatagcaaaacttctcccttgtcctcaggaacgaacgtaattagtcacaaagcatattcatgttcataatcagaggggtaataatatgcatataggatctgaacatatgatcttccaccaaataaaccaactagcatcaactacaaggagtaatcaacactactagcaacctactagcaccaatcccggactttgagactagaattggatacaagagatgaactagggtttggagatgagatggtgctggtgaagatgttgatggagattgccctctcccgatgagaggagcgttggtgatgacgatgatgatgatttccccctcccggagggaagtatccccggcagaacagctctgccgaagctctagattggattcgccagggttctgcctcgtggcggcggagtctcgtcccgaaaagttcctttctatttttttctcatcgaaagacctcatataggagaagatggacgtcggagagccaccagggggcccacgaggtaggggggcacgccctagggggggcgcccccaccctcgtgagcagggtgtgggccccctggccttcatctttggcgaggatttttctttatttattttaagaggttccatggagtttcaggacttttggagttgcgcagaatatgtctctaatatttgctccttttccagcccagaattccaattgccggcattctccctccttatgtaaaccttgtaaaataagagagagtagccataagtattgtgacataaagtgaaataacagtccataatgcgataaatatcgacataaaagcatgatgcaaaatggacgtatcaatccACTGCCCGCACGGCTGCTAGCCGGCCGTGCCTTGCCAATGGAGCCGCCGCTCTAGATCCGGAGTTCCCCACGCGGAGGCAGGACAACCGAGACCCCGCCGCCACCATCCTTGGCGCCCCGGGCTTGCACGACGGCTGCCTCAGGTGGCGGCGAGGAGGGGAAGAGGAGGAGTGGCGGctagggaggaggaggaggatgtcaTAAAAATGGGGGGGGGGAATTTCACTTCCCTGGCCTCTGCACCAACTAGGGATGCATAGGGCCATTTTAGTATGAGTATCAAGATAAACATGGTCCTCATAATTTTTAAATGAGTATCAAGATATTTTTTGATGAGTGGTTTCACCACACCAAACTTGATCCTCAATAAATGGGGAAAAACCCCTGTGCATCACGTGTCAATTCTAGGAATTGAACTCGGGTCGTTAGGCTGCACAACCGCATGCCCAACCACCGAGCCAAGGCTCTCTTTGCGATTGCCATAATTTATTTAGTTAGCTTCACAAACGAGCTCGTAGGCATCATATTTTGAGGTTGAGAGGCGCCTTATGGAGTTCGCTCCATACCCAACCGCCAACACGGGAGGGAAGTTTTAGCTTTTTCCTCTTGGCACCGCATAAGGGATTTGAAGTAGCCTGGttatcgtggttttgtcacgacagatgtcctcatAGAAGAACTATTTTGTTAGGCCATTGCTGCTAAGTGAAAGCTTGGATGGGGTTAATAGGAAACGAGAGACGCGAGTTTACCCAGGTTTGCCCCCCTCACAACCGAGATAATACCCTACTCCTATTTTGATTGCaattgatgatgatgatctcgaTTACAGAGTGATGTTTTGCTACCAATGACTCGAGAGATTCTAACCTGTCCCCCTCGACAACCCAGGAACCCCCTTTATATAATAGGTCGGGTCCCTGGTCTACAATAGTTTTCGGATTCTACCCGATTTAGGAATCCTAGACTAAACCATCCAGGTCTTCCCAGCTTTAGTTGACTCCATATTGAGCACGAACTCTTATGAACCGGCTCACATCCTCCTAGGCCGGGTCTCCTTCTGGCCCACCAACATCTGGCTTTCAGAGCTCTAGAGATAACTCGGCCGTTAGCATCTGTCGGTGCTCTGGGACCGGGTGTACCCAGGTCCGACCGCCTGCGGCCCATCGCATGGCATCATCAAAGGGCCCGCCGCGACACGACGTCAAGACTCCGCAGGCAAGGCCCTCGCGAGGCAAGCATCAACATGCGTCCTTCATAAGAGTCCTCAATATGAAATGTCTGGTTTACTCAATATGACTCAAAGATGGCCCTTTTACTTGATGATAGGTCAAGCATCTAGCAAAACAACAAAGGTTATATGCAAAGCCTATCAAAGGCTGAACATTGTACCTTTGATGATCTATTGTAAAACCTAACACTGTTTGCACTTTGGATGCCTCTTACGACCACAATCTAGTAACATGTCCAATTTGGTATTGAGCGCACTTTGGATACACCATGCATGACAAAACATAGAGATTATGCGATAGCGTGTCAATTTTGACATCAATTACACTTTAGATGCCTTTATGGATGCTTATCTAGTGGTGTTATAGTAGCGTGTGCAACCTCGTATCAGTTACTAACATTGACTGTTTGCTTATATCTGAATTAGGTTGCGGCGATTTCACGTAAAGTTTGCAATAGTTGTTGCATATGATGCCTTGTTACCATTATGGGGGTGTTTGGTTCGAGGGCGAAGTTGGATTGGCTAGTAATATCCCCTGCCACCTGGTTAGGGATAACCACATTTGCTTGTTTGGTTGAATGGGATTGGTTGTGTTGGATAGCCAAATTTTGTTGTTTGGACGGAAGGATAGAAGTGGATATATTCTTATAATGACACACTTTTTTATGGAATTGTGAAAAAAATTATGCATTTTTTTCAAATCAGCTCATTATACAATCGTTCTGCCCATTCCATTACAGCAAACTTTGTTCCTTAAGTTAGAAAAAAATCTTTCACCTTAATGACGCTGGAACCCAACTGAACGCTATGCCGAAATTCTCGGTGGATCTAGAATCCAATGTTAATATTGTAGGGGCTATAGTAGTGTTGGTTTTTACACCATCTATCAAACATACATCAAAGGGGAACGCCAGCATCAAACACACGCACCCCTGGATGAACACACACCAGTAGTGTATGGCATGGATGAACACACATCAGTAGTCTATATTCCTGAAATAATGTTGTTCACTGTCGAAATCAAACATATGCGTCAAATCGGGACTGCCTTGCTGATCTATTCGTCAGCTCGGTGCTCCTCCGTTCTAGCTGCAGAGAAAGGGAAAGATGCATCAGATATCTGGTACAAAGAGGGATCGAGCTACACTGTCCGTATGGGTATGATATAGAGAGCTGCCGGCACCGACGTAACCCGCCGCTGGCACGTCCGTTCTCCGGCTCCCTGATGCCCCCGTTCCCCACCGCCAGCGCTCACTTCCATAGCGTCGGGTGGGCTCCAAGATTGGTGGAAGAGCATAGGGGAAGTCAGAGTCTCTGAGAAAGGGCTAGACAGAAATGGCGAGAGATagagaacgaggaggaggaggaggaggagaaggaggatgGGATGCTTCTCGTCCGCCGCCGCTTTGATGTGGAATCGCTGCCACTGTCGTCGAAGTAGAAAAAAGGGAGGAAAATGCTTCGGCGCGGTGGGTGGCTACCCTCGTCCGTCAGTTTCTCGCGGCTATCGGTAGCCAAGTTTTCGGTGGAATATTCGCTATGTCGGGTTATCCCCAGCCATCGCATCCTTCCTTCCAAACATATGGCATCCCCTAAAAATCTGGCTATCCTTATCCCACTGAGGGATAGCCTCAGAACCAAACGCCACCTATATGTATATAGACAATTGTGCAAAAAACTTAACATGTGTTGTTAACATTTGTTGCGGCCTTATCAGGGTATGCATGATGCGGTGGTTTCGTGTAAAATCCATGTCGCCTATTGCGCATAGGGCGTTAGGTTATCATCATACAATTGTGGATAAACCCTCACATCAGTTACTAACATTCATTGTTGCTTTTGTCTACATACACATGATGCGATGGGTTTCCATAAAACCCGTGTCGGCTATTGCACACAGGATGCCTAGTTCTCATTGCATAAAAAGTTCGCATCAACCTCCCCCCCTCTCCCGTCTCCCAACCCCCACATCCAATTTACTTACATGCAGTCCCTAGTTTATAGATTATTTATTGAAGTCAAATATTTGCACAACTAATAGGTTTAGGATATTATTGGACCCTTCCATTCTAAAATCAAAAGGCCATAAACAAGGAAGATTTTGATGTGTTGTGGCTACGTTGAGTCTTCTACTATTTTCTCCAATGGTTTGCACTTACCGGTCGACATCTACTTTGGTATTAATTCATTCTCAAAACAAAGGATCAAAAATTAAAAACCTCATGGCGTTTTGCTGTGATGAAGAGAATCATTCAATCAactaaaaaagaaaagaaaatggcAATCAATCAAAAAGTCCCTCCCCAAGACACAAATACATCGTCCAATTATTGGAAGGGCATTCAGTTAGAGTCTCACTATAAACAACACATGGATCAAGCTTCACCGCGAAGAAAAAACATCACACAAATCCGGCAGAAAAACAAACGCTTGCAATTGCTTTAACATCAAGTTGTCCAGATGATTATGGGAGGTTTGAGGGTCGGCGATGAAGATGCCTTATCTTGGTATGGTTGATGCAGTGGTTTAACGTAAAATCTACCCCAACTATTGGACATAGGATGTCAGATTATCATTATACAATTGTGCACAAAACCTCTCTTCCGTTACTAACATTCATTGTCGCCAGAGGTGGAGGACGGAAAAAAATTAAGGTATGGCGAAGTCTTAAGGAAAGAACTTTTTTGATGCAAATTGAAAGAGTCAATACACAATACAAACGGAAAACTAAATACAATGAAAATGTAGCCATGTTTCAATAGAAAAACAACTTAAAACATACCTATAATCAAGCTTTCAATGGCTACATTTTAAGTTGTTTATAGGTATGTTTTAAGGTATAAAACATACCTATTGAAAACTAATACGATTTTGTTTTGCTCAGAATTAAGGTATGGCGGCTGCCATACCCTGCCCACCGAAGGCCTCCGCCAGTGATTGTCGCATGATGTGATGATTTCGTGTAAAACTTGTGTGCCTAGTACATATAGTGTGCAATAAAAGTTTGCATCACCCCCCATCCGATTTACATGCCGCCCTCAGTTTGCATATTATCCCTTGAAGATAAATTATGGGCACAATCAATAGGTTTTCTCACTCTAAAATCAGAAGGCTATAAACAAAGAAGACTTCGGCATGTTTCGCATCGAGTCTTCTACTTATCCATTATAAAACTACACACCAATGGTTTGCACTTAGCGGTCGACATCAACTTTGGTATTAACTCATTCTCAATATAAAGGATCAAATTTTACAGATCTCATCTCGGTTTCGTTGTGATCAATACAATAAATCATCaactcaaaaaagaaaaaaaaagacaaTCAATCAAAAAGTCACCCCCAGGACACAGATACATCCTCCAATTATTGAAAGGGCAATCAGTTAGAGTATCACTTTAAACAACACATGCATCAAGCTTCTCCACGAAGAAGAAACCGCACACAAATCCGGCAGAAAAACAGCCGCTTGCAATTGCTTTAACATCAAGTTGTCGCCTTTTTTTTATTTGCTTACCAGCTGTCACATAGGGGCCAATCAATGTGCGTGTCCCGTAGCTCCGCCAGCCTTCTATTTATGCCCTCTCCCATGGACGGAGAGAGGCATCCAGAACCAGAAGCAAAGCTCACACAAAGTCACAAGAATGATGAACCCAAAGAGCCGTGTCCAAGAGTGGGAGGCCGACCACGTCGAGCTCATCCCGGGGATGCCCGACGACGTCGCCGTCGACTGCCTGGCGCGCGTCCCGCACGGGTCCTACCGCTCGATGCGCCGCGTGTGCCGCGGCTGgcggagcgccgccgccgccccggagTTCGCCCTGGCGCGCGCCGAGGCCGGAGCCAACGAGGATCTGGTCTTTCTCATGCAGTTTGGTAACCCGGTGGCCGGGGACGACGGGGCGCCCGAGAACGCCCCGGCGTACGGCGTGGCCGTGTACAACGTCACCACCGGGGAGTGGCACCGCGAGAGCTCCGCCCCGCCGGTGCCGATGTTCGCCCAGTGCGCGGCCGTGGGCACCCGCGTCGCCGTGATGGGCGGCTGGGACCCCAAGACCTTCGAGCCCGTGGCGGACGTCAACGTGCTGGACGCCGCCACCGGCGTCTGGCGCCGCGGCGCGCCGATGCGGTCCGCGCGCTCCTTCTTCGCCTGCGCCGAGGCGGGCGGCAAGATCTATGTCGCCGGCGGGCACGACAAGCTCAAGAACGCGCTCAAGACGGCGGAGGCGTACGACGCTGAGGCCGACGGCTGGGACCCGCTGCCGGACATGTCGGAGGAGCGCGACGAGTGCGACGGCATGGCCACCGTCGCCGGCGACCGGTTCCTCGCCGTGAGCGGGTACCGCACGGGGCGCCAGGGAGGGTTCGAGCGGGACGCCGAGTGGTTCGATCCGGCGACCCGCGAGTGGCGCCGCCTGGAGCGCGTGCGCGCCCCGCCGTCGGCGGCTCACGTGGTGGTGCGCGGCCGCGTGTGGTGCATCGAGGGCACGGCCGTGATGGAGTGGCGCGGGGAGCGCCGGGGCTGGCTCGAGGTGGGCCCTTACCCGCCTGGTCTCAAGGCCGGCACGGCGCGCGCGGtcgccgtcggcggcggcgaGCGCGTGGTGGTCACCGGCGCCATCGAGtccgagggaggcggcggcgggcacGCGCTGTGGGTATTCGACGTCAAGTCCAAGAACTGGACCGTGGTGCGCCCTCCGCCGCAGTTCGCCGGCTTCGTCTTCTCCCTGGCCTCCGTCCGCGTGTGATGAGAACCCTCCCCGGCGCCGCTCCCGACCAAGaagactactactactactagcgAGTATGTATGCATGTTCTTGAGTTGCAGTGCTTCTGCCATTGATGTATCTGAGATCCGCGATCTCATCGCCTGAGATCTGCGCATCCCGGATGCAATCAacaaaaaagaacaaaaaaagcatgaggcatcatcgccaagaagaaaacaacaaaaaTATCTAGAGGATTGTAGGTTGTCAGATCTGTGTGCTCTAGTCACCATGGTTGTAAACTCTCTCCTCTTTTGCTGTTGAGACAGTCTGCCATTTCTGTTGTTGAGACAGCGTGGTGTTTTGGTTCTATGATATTAGCAATGAGTCGCTGTACATATTATTGTGAGTTGGAAGATCATGTCATATGGCTTCTCCATCTTCTGTCTTAGATCCAGTTCTGCTGCAGCTCACAGAGGCTGGTACGCCATCTCAAATGTCCATCCGTTTCGCGGCTGAAGAACACACCTCGATGTCGATGCCGGTGGCTCGCCGCCGTCGAGCAATCATCTTTACGTTTCTTTCCACACAATTTTCAGTTTTCATACTATCTCGCGTCCTATTCAATTGGtgctcgccgccgccccggccgctGAACCCGAAGAGGAGCTGACCTTGCCAGCCGATTCTTTCTATAATTAATATAATCGCTAGGTGAGGCCTCTCACTCCACGCAACAGCAAACCGGCCGGCCATCCGTCCCAACGTCGCCATCCAAGGATAGGAATGAGTGGAGATGAGGTCGCCACCGATTATGGCGTCCGTGCTTGGCCCACGGTTTTGGACCGCACGGACGGCCCTCCACTGTAGCGGCTTTTATTATCGGGAGACGCCGCTAGTTTGCTGTTAGCtgcatccatccatccatcttcTTGGCATGGGCGACGTGAAATTTGCATGGGACGCACGGATATATCGTGCCATGCTGCGCAATCCCAATGAAATCGATTGCGAGCACGATCGGTTCTTCTTCTCTTCTGTGCTGTTGGGAGGACAATCACCACATTCCCAGTGAAACTGCCAGCTTCATGTATGTTTTCTTCAGGTTTGGATTGGTTTTCTTCATCAAGTTTGGACTGCTTACCACGAGTGCCGCCTGGTAGCTTGATGTATGTAACCCCTGCTAGTATAACATTACACTCCTTGTTGACAATGAATGAGGTTCTTTTCTTTCTTTACAACGGGACGCAGGCCAAAGGAGGATGACAGGCATGATGGCGTCCGTGTTTTGTTGCTTCTTGATGCAGACAAGCTTTGTGGCGTCCGGGAAACTAACACTGCTAGTGGCTGCTCTGCGACCTGGATCCTTTCGTGAAAGCTCCAGAGAACATCCATGTGTTCGCTCTTGCGCGTCAACACATGTTTCTTTTTTTAAACGGAGGTAAAATAATTTTTCATTCATGAATTAAAGAGAGGAATACAGTTTAGGGTGTGTCTAGGTCTTGTCTAGATGTGACATAGCTATGTCACATCTAAGTATATCATCACCTGTTTATGCATTTTATTTGGGTTTATTTATTTTTCAATTGTCCATCGCTTAGGccttgttttatttttatttttcgcGAGCGCTGAAAAGAGGGTTGCCCATAGCACACTCACATGGGTCAGGCCCAACGCA encodes:
- the LOC125550718 gene encoding F-box/kelch-repeat protein At2g44130-like, whose product is MMNPKSRVQEWEADHVELIPGMPDDVAVDCLARVPHGSYRSMRRVCRGWRSAAAAPEFALARAEAGANEDLVFLMQFGNPVAGDDGAPENAPAYGVAVYNVTTGEWHRESSAPPVPMFAQCAAVGTRVAVMGGWDPKTFEPVADVNVLDAATGVWRRGAPMRSARSFFACAEAGGKIYVAGGHDKLKNALKTAEAYDAEADGWDPLPDMSEERDECDGMATVAGDRFLAVSGYRTGRQGGFERDAEWFDPATREWRRLERVRAPPSAAHVVVRGRVWCIEGTAVMEWRGERRGWLEVGPYPPGLKAGTARAVAVGGGERVVVTGAIESEGGGGGHALWVFDVKSKNWTVVRPPPQFAGFVFSLASVRV